The Thalassomonas actiniarum genome contains the following window.
GAGTGCTGGCACACCCAGAGGTCGCTAACCACCACGAACTCTCAAGGAGTACGTCATGGCTAAATATCATCATACGCCAGAGCCCGTCTCGGCAAAAGTAAAATATCCTATTTATCGGCAACTTACCGTGCAGGAAACGGTTTGCACCACAGCGTCGAAAACCCGCGGCATAGGGATTAACTATGTGCCCGTCAAGCTTGAGCCTTGTGTAGTGCTCAGGGGAAAATGGCTGCACTTGGCCGGTTTCCCTGTCGGGCAAAAGCTTAGTATTGTTGTCAATCAGGCAGAGCTGGTGATCACGCCTAAACAAACGGAGCCAAACCCGTCCGTTGAAAACTAACCCCGGGCTTAATTGTAAAGCTATAAGCTAAGCTGCTGTATTTAAAGCAGATACAGCAGCTTTATCTAACGGGAATAGCCCGCTTAAAACCTTGGTAAGTATGAAAAGCTGTCATAGGCATAATTCAATTTTTGGCTGTCCGGCTTTGCGGTTTTCTCAAATTCAATTATTAATGCATCATACTTTTGGCCTTAGTTTCTCAATAACTTCTGTGCTCACCCAATATAAATTTGATAATTCGTTTTCTTCGTTATATCGGCTAAAAAATAAATATTTTCCATCGGGAGTGACGCTTGGTACTGATTCAATAAAGTTAGAATTAACTTTATCTCCAAGGTTAATTGGCTTTGTCCATGTTCCGTCTTTCTTCTTAAAATAGACATAGAGATCACTTTTTTTACTATCATCTTCTTTGTTGCGGGCGTTTGAAACTAAATAATCTTG
Protein-coding sequences here:
- a CDS encoding SymE family type I addiction module toxin codes for the protein MAKYHHTPEPVSAKVKYPIYRQLTVQETVCTTASKTRGIGINYVPVKLEPCVVLRGKWLHLAGFPVGQKLSIVVNQAELVITPKQTEPNPSVEN